One window from the genome of Osmerus eperlanus chromosome 1, fOsmEpe2.1, whole genome shotgun sequence encodes:
- the slc6a22.2 gene encoding solute carrier family 6 member 22, tandem duplicate 2, whose protein sequence is MNESLVKTKLMSLAGRLVTPEPKLQERGQWSSKIEFLLAVSGNIIGLGNVWRFPYLCYKNGGGAFFVPYVLFLFTCGIPLFLLETSLGQFTSQGGITCWRKICPLFEGLGYGSQVVVLYSGVYYIIILAWASLYLFSSFSSELPWASCQNSWNTDNCFEHGKNNTDHLLGKTKSSDVEFWERRILGLSGGIEEIGNIRWELALCLLLCWIICYFCVWNGVKSTGKVVYFTATFPYVMLGVLLVRGLTLPGAIDGIKFYLYPDPARLADPQVWMDAGSQIFYSYGLCTGVLTALGSYNKYNNNCYRDCIYLCLLNSLTSFVAGFAIFSVLGFMAYEQGTDISMVAESGPGLAFIAYPRAVAMMPVPQLWATFFFIMIILLGLDSEFVNYESLVTAISDMYPSFFRLGYRRKLLLLVMCVGSYLLGLLMITEGGLYVFQLFDYYACSGSTLLFFAIFQSVCIGWIYGGDRLNDNLKDMIGYHPLAFIKYCWQYITPAVCIATFIFSLVKYTPVQFNNNYEYPWWGYAIGGFLTLSSTLMVPFWMLYSISTTPGTLRQRIATLCTPAEDLPKISRNKNKALNPAAFQTFTELCTLRIIETTSSR, encoded by the exons ATGAATGAATCACTGGTGAAGACAAAGCTGATGAGTCTTGCGGGCCGGCTGGTGACCCCTGAACCCAAACTACAAGAGAGGGGTCAATGGAGCAGTAAAATAGAATTTTTGCTGGCAGTCTCTGGAAACATCATTGGTCTGGGTAATGTCTGGCGGTTTCCTTACCTATGCTACAAAAATGGAGGAG GGGCTTTCTTCGTACCCTATGTCTTATTCTTGTTCACCTGCGgaattcctctcttcctcttggaGACATCTTTGGGTCAGTTCACCAGTCAGGGTGGAATCACTTGTTGGAGGAAAATCTGCCCACTATTTGAAG GCTTGGGTTATGGAAGTCAAGTTGTTGTTTTATACTCTGGGGTGTATTACATCATCATTCTGGCTTGGGCATCCCTCTACCTGTTCTCTTCCTTCAGCTCTGAACTGCCCTGGGCTAGCTGTCAAAACAGTTGGAATACAG ACAACTGCTTTGAACATGGCAAAAATAACACAGATCATCTCCTTGGGAAGACAAAATCATCGGACGTAGAATTCTGGGA GAGAAGGATATTGGGTTTATCAGGAGGAATTGAGGAGATAGGAAATATTCGTTGGGAACTGGCTCTGTGTCTCCTACTGTGCTGGATCATCTGTTACTTCTGTGTCTGGAATGGAGTGAAGTCAACAGGAAAG GTGGTTTACTTCACTGCCACCTTCCCCTATGTGATGCTGGGGGTGTTGCTAGTCCGCGGACTCACACTGCCAGGGGCCATAGATGGTATTAAGTTCTACCTGTATCCTGACCCAGCCCGTCTTGCTGACCCTCAG GTATGGATGGATGCTGGGAGCCAGATATTTTACTCTTACGGACTTTGCACTGGTGTTTTGACAGCTTTAGGGAGCTACAACAAGTATAATAACAACTGCTACAG GGACTGTATATACCTCTGCCTCCTAAACAGTTTAACCAGCTTTGTGGCTGGTTTTGCCATCTTCTCTGTGCTGGGTTTCATGGCTTATGAGCAAGGTACTGACATCTCAATGGTGGCTGAATCAG GTCCTGGCTTAGCATTCATTGCCTATCCTCGTGCAGTGGCCATGATGCCAGTACCTCAGCTCTGGGCTACTTTTTTCTTCATTATGATCATCTTACTTGGATTAGACAGCGAG TTTGTGAATTATGAGTCCTTGGTCACAGCTATCTCCGATatgtatccttcctttttccgcCTTGGTTACCGTCGTAAACTCCTCCTACTTGTCATGTGTGTGGGGAGCTACCTCCTTGGCCTGCTGATGATCACAGAA GGTGGACTGTACGTGTTTCAGCTGTTTGACTATTACGCTTGTAGTGGAAGCACTCTTCTGTTCTTTGCCATTTTCCAGTCTGTTTGTATTGGATGGATATATG GTGGAGACCGCCTAAACGATAACTTAAAGGACATGATTGGTTACCATCCTTTGGCATTCATAAAATATTGTTGGCAGTACATCACACCAGCTGTCTGCATT GCCACATTTATTTTCTCCCTTGTCAAGTATACCCCTGTCCAATTTAACAACAACTATGAGTACCCCTGGTGGGGCTATGCCATTGGTGGGTTTCTTACACTCTCGTCAACGCTCATGGTTCCTTTCTGGATGCTATACTCTATTTCTACCACGCCTGGCACCCTCAGACAG AGGATTGCAACGCTATGCACTCCCGCAGAGGACCTGCCTAAAATATCTCGAAATAAGAATAAGGCCTTAAACCCTGCAGCATTCCAGACATTTACAGAATTGTGTACACTGCGAATAATAGAAACTACTAGTTCCAGGtag
- the LOC134026258 gene encoding green-sensitive opsin-1-like produces MNSTEGDNFYIPMSNRTGLVRNPYYYTQYYLAEPWKFKALAAYMFLLICFGFPINGLTLMVTAQHKKLRQPLNFILVNLSFAGLIMVLFGFTVCFFCSLQGYLVLGPLGCQIEGFMATLGGQVSLWSLVVLAIERYIVVCKPMGSFKFKNNHALAGVGFTWFMASTCAIPPLVGWSRYIPEAMQVSCGPDYYTLNPAYNNESFVLYMFSCHFCVPVTIIFFTYGNLVSTVKAAAASQQDSASTQKAEREVTGMCILMVCGFLLAWVPYASFAAWIFFNRGAAFSPQAMAIPSFFSKTSALFNPVIYVLMNKQFRNCMLTTLFCGKNPLGDEESSQVSTSKTEVSSVAPA; encoded by the exons ATGAACAGCACAGAGGGTGACAATTTTTACATCCCCATGTCCAACAGGACTGGGCTTGTGAGGAATCCTTACTATTACACTCAATACTACTTGGCTGAGCCATGGAAGTTCAAGGCACTTGCTGCCTACATGTTTTTACTGATCTGTTTTGGCTTCCCCATCAATGGTCTGACACTGATGGTTACAGCTCAGCACAAGAAACTCCGGCAACCTCTTAACTTTATCCTGGTGAACCTGTCCTTCGCAGGACTGATCATGGTTCTTTTTGGATTCACAGTCTGCTTCTTTTGCTCACTGCAAGGTTACTTGGTTTTGGGACCACTGGGCTGTCAAATTGAAGGCTTCATGGCTACACTTGGAG GTCAGGTTTCCCTGTGGTCTCTTGTGGTACTGGCTATTGAGAGATACATTGTTGTCTGCAAGCCTATGGGGAGCTTTAAGTTTAAGAACAACCATGCTTTGGCAGGAGTTGGATTTACTTGGTTCATGGCATCAACTTGTGCTATACCCCCATTGGTCGGCTGGTCAAG GTACATTCCAGAGGCCATGCAGGTATCGTGTGGGCCAGACTACTATACATTGAACCCTGCCTACAACAACGAATCGTTTGTCCTCTACATGTTCAGTTGTCACTTCTGTGTTCCTGTCACAATCATCTTCTTTACGTATGGAAATCTTGTGAGCACTGTCAAGGCG GCTGCAGCTTCCCAGCAAGATTCAGCATCTACCCAGAAAGCTGAGAGGGAAGTGACAGGCATGTGCATTCTGATGGTCTGTGGTTTCCTTCTGGCCTGGGTCCCATATGCCAGCTTTGCTGCATGGATCTTTTTTAATAGAGGAGCTGCCTTCTCTCCCCAGGCTATGGCAatcccttctttcttttctaAGACATCTGCTTTGTTCAACCCTGTTATCTATGTGCTGATGAACAAACAG tTCCGTAACTGCATGCTCACCACCTTATTCTGTGGCAAGAACCCTCTTGGTGACGAGGAGTCATCTCAGGTGTCAACAAGCAAGACAGAAGTGTCCTCTGTGGCTCCAGCATAG
- the LOC134026253 gene encoding green-sensitive opsin-4 — MNGTEGNNFYIPMSNRTGLVRSPFEYPQYYLAEPWQFKLLAFYMFILICLGLPINGLTLLVTAQHKKLRQPLNFILVNLSVAGTIMVVFGFTVTFYTSLFGYFVLGPMGCAIEGFMATLGGQVSLWSLVVLAIERYIVVCKPMGSFKFGANHASAGCAFTWFMASTCAVPPLVGWSRYIPEGMQCSCGPDYYTLSPAYNNESYVLYMFSCHFCVPVATIFFTYGNLVCTVKAAAASQQDSASTQKAEREVTRMCVLMVLGFLVAWTPYASFAAWIFFNKGAAFSATAMAIPAFFSKSSALFNPVIYVLMNKQFRNCMLTTLFCGKNPLGDEESSQVSTSKTEVSSVAPA; from the exons ATGAACGGCACCGAGGGAAACAACTTCTACATCCCCATGTCCAACAGGACCGGGCTGGTCAGGAGTCCTTTTGAATACCCACAGTACTACTTGGCGGAGCCATGGCAATTCAAGCTTCTTGCTTTCTACATGTTTATCCTTATTTGTTTAGGCCTTCCCATCAATGGTCTTACATTGCTGGTTACAGCTCAGCACAAGAAACTCCGGCAACCTCTTAACTTTATCCTGGTCAACTTGTCTGTGGCTGGAACAATTATGGTTGTCTTTGGATTCACCGTCACCTTCTACACCTCTTTGTTTGGCTACTTTGTTTTGGGACCAATGGGCTGTGCAATTGAAGGCTTCATGGCAACCCTTGGAG GTCAGGTTTCTCTGTGGTCTCTTGTGGTCCTGGCCATTGAGAGATACATTGTGGTCTGCAAGCCCATGGGCAGCTTTAAGTTTGGGGCCAACCATGCTTCGGCAGGCTGTGCGTTCACCTGGTTCATGGCAAGCACTTGTGCAGTTCCCCCATTGGTCGGCTGGTCAAG GTACATTCCTGAGGGCATGCAGTGCTCCTGTGGTCCTGACTACTACACCCTGAGCCCAGCCTACAACAATGAGTCCTATGTCCTGTACATGTTCAGCTGCCACTTCTGTGTTCCAGTTGCCACAATCTTCTTCACTTATGGGAATCTTGTGTGCACAGTCAAAGCG GCCGCAGCTTCCCAGCAGGACTCAGCATCTACCCAGAAGGCTGAGAGGGAAGTGACACGTATGTGTGTCCTGATGGTCTTGGGCTTCCTGGTTGCCTGGACGCCCTATGCCAGCTTTGCTGCGTGGATCTTCTTCAACAAAGGTGCTGCCTTCTCAGCCACTGCAATGGCTATTCCAGCCTTCTTCTCAAAAAGTTCAGCCTTGTTCAATCCTGTCATCTATGTGCTGATGAATAAACAG TTCCGTAACTGCATGCTCACCACCTTATTCTGTGGCAAGAACCCTCTTGGTGACGAGGAGTCATCTCAGGTGTCAACAAGCAAGACAGAAGTGTCCTCTGTGGCTCCAGCATAA